GGGCCTACATACTTGGAAGGTATTCCAGGGCCTCCATGGAGTCAGCCTTTGCAACTGTCATCGCTGACAGGGGCCTTGACACATTCCCATTCATATTCCTGGCGATAATCACCATAATAGGCATGGTGCTCTACTTTGATCTATCCCAGTGGATATTGACTGCCCTGGTAGCCTCTGTTGCCATCATCGTGGCGGCATTCTTCCTGGCACTCTACGTATCCATCGACAGGGATGCAGGTGAAAGAATAACTGGATGGATCCTTGGAATTTTAAAGAGGTTCTACAGGAAGAACCATGAAAGGCTTGAAATGAGAGTGAGGAGTGCTCTCCATGAATTCCAGAGTACAATGAGGATAATGCTGGCCGACAGGAGGGTCCTCCTTTATGGCATACCAGTATCGTTCCTGCTATGGATCCTTGAGATCATAAGGGTTTACCTGGTATTTGCAGCCTTTGGGGCAGACATATCACTGCTTGTAATCGCTGAGGTTTTCATACTAGCCACCCTGATAGGGATGATACCCCTGCTTCCTGGTGGTCTTGGCGCTGTTGACGGTATAATGATAGTTTTCTACTCCTATGCAGGTGTCTCGCCATCTGTAAGTGCAGCTGCAACGGTTGTCGAGAGGCTCATATCCTTCTGGTTGATCTCCGCCATGGGCGTGGCGGTCATACCCTACTTTGGATCATCTGTTTCAGAGAAGCTTATGGATAAACTTTAAACATCGAGTTCGGTTGAGTTAGTTCAAGGGATTCCTGTGAAGGATAACATGCTTTATGCTCTGGATCCGGTCGGAATATTTAGGGACATTCACATGAAATATGGAAAATGATTTATTGTTTGATCGTGAAAGTTGTATATGTAGCCTTAGGTTAGGGGGATAAAATGCTTGAAAAGGTTTTTTTGACCGATAAGGTTCATGATGAAAAATTGTATGAAAAACTGGTGGATGAGATACGTTCATCACCAGACTACCTCAACCTTATACTGGAGTCTTCCAGTCCATGGATCCTGCAGGACATAAATGGATTCATACTTGACCTGAGCCAGTCCTTCGCAGATATCCTTGGCTATGACCCTGAAAATTTGAGGGGGAAGTATCTTCCAACCCTGCGGGCAGTTCCGCTCATCCAGAAATCAAGGCTGAGGATCCTGCTCGACAGGATGTCTGAGGAGCCACGTGAGTGCAGGGGCCTCTTCGAGTTCATTGATTCGGAGGGTGGTACGGTCCCACTTGAACTCAATCTCAGACCCCTTGAGATTTCAGGACAGGTATTCGTGCTTGTAACCGCAGTGGACGCATCAGATAGGATCAGGGAGATGGGAGAACTTGAAGAGAGAATATGCGAACTCAAAAACACTATAAACAGTCTCTACAGGCAGATAGACAGAAACCTCCAGCTGATCACCAGCATAGTTAACCTCCAGTTCCCATACATAAAGGACGAGGATGACTACGAGCTTCTTAGGGACACCCAGAACCGTTTGAAGTCCATAAGGAAGGCCTATGAGAAATTGATATATGAGGGATCATCTGATACCATAAACTTCGGGGCCTACGCCAGGAGCATTGTGTCGGGTATACTGAGCACATACTCCCCGGAACCCGGAAGGGTACGGCTTGAGATGTACTTTGAGGATGTTGATATGGTTCTGGAACTTGCAGTACCACTGGGCATGATACTCTCAGAGCTCCTATCCAACAGCTTCAGGCACGCCTTCAGCGAGGGGCAGGACGGCAAGATAAGGGCAGTTTTCAGGGATAAGGGGGATCATTACATGCTTGAGGTAAGGGACAATGGAAGGGGCTTCCCTGAGGGTCTGGACTTTGAGGGAGCAGATTCACTTGGCCTGCAGCTCGTGAGAAACCTCATCAACCAGATAGAGGCAAAAATTGATTATACGTTACCCCGGGGACCTGCTTCAGGGTTAGGGTTCTGAAGCCTTGATTATTGGAGCATTAACCTTCATGCTATTGTTCCAGTCGTCATATAGTATCATCAGTTCTGAAGCCTTGATTATTGGAGCATTAACCTTCATGCTATTGTTCCAGTCGTCATATAGTATCATCAGTTCTGAAGCCTTGATTATTGGAGCATTAACCTTCATGCTATTGTTCCAGTCGTCATATAGTATCATCAGTTCTGAAGCCTTGATTATTGGAGCATTAACCTTCATGCTATTGTTCCAGTCGTCATATAGTATCATCAGTTCTGAAGCCTTGATTATTGGAGCATTAACCTTCATGCTATTGTTCCAGTCGTCATATAGTATCATCAGTTCTGAAGCCTTGATTATTGGAGCATTAACCCTGACAATTCTGTCTATAAATCTGTGATGATTTCTGAACCTGAGTATTTACATCTATATGGTCTATAACCCACCCCTTGATCCATAGGAGCCTCATTCATGATTTTACAGTTATTTCTAAGCTGAATTGAAAGTAGAAAAATATATTAAACATTCTCCCAGTAAATCAACTAGGTGATAGTTATGGAGATAAATGGTGTTGAAATAGAAGACACATTTGCAGAGGCCTTTGGCATAAAGGTTTCAAGGGTCCTTGTAACCGCAGCAACAAAAAAGCTTGCCAGGATAGCAGCAACTGAGGCAACAGGTTACGGTACCTCAGTTATAGGATGCCCTGCAGAGGCAGGTATTGACTGCTATGTTCCACCTGAGGAAACACCTGACGGAAGGCCCGGATACATTATAATGATATGCAACCCATCCAAGAAGAGCCTTGACCATGAGCTCCTTGAGAGGATAGGGATGGGTATACTTACAGCACCAACCACAGCAGTCTTCGATGCACTGGATGATGAGGATGAGAAGCTCAACATAGGATTCAAACTCAAATTCTTTGGTGACGGCTACGAGAAGGAACTTGAGATTGACGGAAGGAAGATCCATTCAATCCCCATAATGTCAGGGGACTTCCTGATTGAAAGTGAGTTTGGAATAAAGGATGGGGTAGCCGGTGGAAACTTCTTCATAATGGGTGACAGTCAGGCATCAGCCCTACTGGCTGCACAGGCAGCTGTTGATGCCATAGCAGCAGTTGAAGGTACTGTAACACCATTCCCTGGTGGAGTGGTTGCTTCAGGATCCAAGGTCGGCTCAAACAAGTACAAGTTCCTCAACGCATCAACCAATGAGAAGATGTGCGTCACCCTCAAGAACGAGGTCGAGGACACCCAGATACCTGAGAACGTCAATGGTGTCTATGAGATAGTCATAGACGGTGTTGATGAAGAGGCCGTAAGGGAAGCCATGAAGGAAGGTATAAAGGCTGCCTGCACAGTTCCAGGCATAATAAAGATAAGCGCAGGAAACTACGGTGGTAACCTGGGAGCCTACAAGATAAAACTCCATGACCTCTTCTGATGTTTTTAACATCCTTTTATTCATAACCCTGAATTATCAGGGTTGACCTTTTTTATTCTATGCAGAATTTTTCCATCATTTCACTTTCAACTATCTCCCATACTTCATCCTCTGATAGGTTGACACCGAGCAGCACACCCCTTTTCCGGAGGTCATCTTCAATTTTCCTTATGATCTTAACGTCGGCTGCAGCAACCGTGTGGGAGTGTATATTCCGGGATATGCTGTAGAGTGCCTTAAGGGACCTTCGAGCGTCAGGGTTTTCCAGTTCCTCCATGCACCTTTTCAGATCATCCATGTTTCTAATGTTGAGGTTCCTTGTTACGACCTGCTTAACCCCTGGAAGGTAGTGCTTTGAGTCAAGGATACGGCCACCCCTCCTGATTATTATCTCCTTGTCATCCATGTTTCCAAGGTCATGCCTAAGCAGCATCTCCACGACCCTGCCTGACTCCTGTATTATTGACTTGATTTCACTGAGCTCCAGGTTGACTCCTATCAGAAAACCCTCCCTCCGGAGTTCCCTCTCAACCAGTTCAAGGCTCTTCGAGTCAGGCCCCGAAATCCTGTGGGAGTGTATACCACCACCTGAAAGTGTGTAGAGCCTGTCAAGGGACTCAAGTTTGCGGGGTTCACTCTCGAGGGTCCCCATGAAACTGTCTATTTCTTTCATGGAGCTAACCCCAACGTTCCTTCTGAGGGGCTCTGAGAATCCAGGGAGATAGTACTCTATATCCTCAATGGTGCAGCCATGACTTATTATGATCTCGGCTTCTCTTCTTATGTCATCGACCATATGGTTCTCAACGATGCTCATCTCAGGCTTTATTATTATTTCAACGAGGCGGCCGTGCTTCCTTGCAACCTCCTTTATCTCCTCATCATTGAGGTTCACACCAAGGAGTATCCCCTCTGATTTGAGTTCATCCAGAACAGCGTCTATGCTCTCCCTGTCGGGCCCTGATATCCAGTGGGAGTGTATGCCACTGACGGATTCATATATCCTTTTAAGGGAACTCTTCCTGGAGGGGTCCCCTTCAAGGATCTTCAGGAACCTTTCAAGTTCCTCAGCCTCAGAGACACCAATCTTCCTCACCAGTGGCTCCTTGAATTCAGGGAGATGGTACTCTATGTCCTCCAGTGTGCAGCCATGTTTCAGTATGATCTCGGCCTCTCTTCCAATGTCTTCAACATCATGTTTAACGGTTATCTTCACCATGGTGGGTTCCATGGCTGCGAAATAGATGTCCTCCCCGCCACTGATTTCGGGTGATATAACACGGTCGGCCCCTGCACGGTACAGCCTTTTGATGTTCTCCCTCTTGCTGGCCCTAGTCACGATCCATATGTCCGGGTTAAGCTCCCTGCAGGTCAGTGTTATGAAGAGGTTGTCGACGTCGTCGCCTGTTGTTATTATAACCCCCCTAGCCCTTTTTATCCCGGCCGCCCTGAGGGTTTCCTCATCCGCGGCACTTTCAGGTATGGCGAGGACATTGGGATCCTCCCATAGCTCCTTTTCAACTATTTCACGGTCCTTCTCAATTATTATGATCTTCTGCTTCCTTTTCTGGAGCTCCTTAAAAACAGCAGATCCGACACGGCCAAAACCACAGAGAATGAAGTGGTTGTTCATTGACTGCATCAACCTGCGTATCCGGGCGCCTGATATTGTATCCTGCAGGGTCATTGTAACCACCGAAACGGTTAAGCTGAAAACGTATGCAATCAGCCCCACACCACCCAGGGCCAGTGTAACAGAGAATATCTTCTGGGGTATGGTAACGGGGATTATATCCCCGTAACCAACGGTTGCAATGGTTATAATGGTGAAGTAGACTGCGTTGTAGAAGTCAAGGCCCATTATGTAGATTGAACCCAGTATGCCATATACTATGAGGGCTGTCAGGGCTGCAAGGGCGTAGTATATGATTGAGATGGGAACGTACTGGATGTTCTCCATGGGACTCCTCTGGGGTGGCATGGGAAACCTCACTCTGGTATT
This region of Methanothermobacter thermautotrophicus genomic DNA includes:
- a CDS encoding UPF0104 family protein, producing MKHKGSLLIVIGVAALAAMILIIGPGEIEEALRKADPIYVAMAVALEFIILALFTIRWSITTGAVSIDVEKRHLFPMLLVGMAINNLTPSARGGGEPVRAYILGRYSRASMESAFATVIADRGLDTFPFIFLAIITIIGMVLYFDLSQWILTALVASVAIIVAAFFLALYVSIDRDAGERITGWILGILKRFYRKNHERLEMRVRSALHEFQSTMRIMLADRRVLLYGIPVSFLLWILEIIRVYLVFAAFGADISLLVIAEVFILATLIGMIPLLPGGLGAVDGIMIVFYSYAGVSPSVSAAATVVERLISFWLISAMGVAVIPYFGSSVSEKLMDKL
- a CDS encoding sensor histidine kinase, yielding MLEKVFLTDKVHDEKLYEKLVDEIRSSPDYLNLILESSSPWILQDINGFILDLSQSFADILGYDPENLRGKYLPTLRAVPLIQKSRLRILLDRMSEEPRECRGLFEFIDSEGGTVPLELNLRPLEISGQVFVLVTAVDASDRIREMGELEERICELKNTINSLYRQIDRNLQLITSIVNLQFPYIKDEDDYELLRDTQNRLKSIRKAYEKLIYEGSSDTINFGAYARSIVSGILSTYSPEPGRVRLEMYFEDVDMVLELAVPLGMILSELLSNSFRHAFSEGQDGKIRAVFRDKGDHYMLEVRDNGRGFPEGLDFEGADSLGLQLVRNLINQIEAKIDYTLPRGPASGLGF
- the fhcD gene encoding formylmethanofuran--tetrahydromethanopterin N-formyltransferase gives rise to the protein MEINGVEIEDTFAEAFGIKVSRVLVTAATKKLARIAATEATGYGTSVIGCPAEAGIDCYVPPEETPDGRPGYIIMICNPSKKSLDHELLERIGMGILTAPTTAVFDALDDEDEKLNIGFKLKFFGDGYEKELEIDGRKIHSIPIMSGDFLIESEFGIKDGVAGGNFFIMGDSQASALLAAQAAVDAIAAVEGTVTPFPGGVVASGSKVGSNKYKFLNASTNEKMCVTLKNEVEDTQIPENVNGVYEIVIDGVDEEAVREAMKEGIKAACTVPGIIKISAGNYGGNLGAYKIKLHDLF
- a CDS encoding 3H domain-containing protein — encoded protein: MPPQRSPMENIQYVPISIIYYALAALTALIVYGILGSIYIMGLDFYNAVYFTIITIATVGYGDIIPVTIPQKIFSVTLALGGVGLIAYVFSLTVSVVTMTLQDTISGARIRRLMQSMNNHFILCGFGRVGSAVFKELQKRKQKIIIIEKDREIVEKELWEDPNVLAIPESAADEETLRAAGIKRARGVIITTGDDVDNLFITLTCRELNPDIWIVTRASKRENIKRLYRAGADRVISPEISGGEDIYFAAMEPTMVKITVKHDVEDIGREAEIILKHGCTLEDIEYHLPEFKEPLVRKIGVSEAEELERFLKILEGDPSRKSSLKRIYESVSGIHSHWISGPDRESIDAVLDELKSEGILLGVNLNDEEIKEVARKHGRLVEIIIKPEMSIVENHMVDDIRREAEIIISHGCTIEDIEYYLPGFSEPLRRNVGVSSMKEIDSFMGTLESEPRKLESLDRLYTLSGGGIHSHRISGPDSKSLELVERELRREGFLIGVNLELSEIKSIIQESGRVVEMLLRHDLGNMDDKEIIIRRGGRILDSKHYLPGVKQVVTRNLNIRNMDDLKRCMEELENPDARRSLKALYSISRNIHSHTVAAADVKIIRKIEDDLRKRGVLLGVNLSEDEVWEIVESEMMEKFCIE